Proteins from a single region of Desulfolutivibrio sulfoxidireducens:
- a CDS encoding sigma-54 interaction domain-containing protein: MQFPKNIPCQAIMESLADGVFTVDTDWTVTFFNRAAGEIIGIAPEEAVGRKCWDVFHSSICDGACALRESMATGQPLPNSSIFIVRPDGEKIPVSISAAPLRDAKGRIVGGVETFRDISEIQRMRNELKGIATLDDIVTKSHLMSRILSMLPKIAASGSTVLILGESGTGKELFARAIHNHSPRRDGPFVAVNCGAIPGELLESELFGHAKGAFTDAKTARKGRFATAQGGTIFLDEIGDMPLSLQVKLLRVLQEKVFEPLGSDQAQQADARVVAATNRDLEAMVAEGTFRRDLFYRLGVVRLVLPPLRERPEDIALLTAHFIERLNAVQGKNVLGAGKDAMRVLLRHDFPGNVRELQNILEYAFILCASGHIGLEHLPDYLRPRGQTRAATENAPAPPTMRAAKYAAVTEALARHDGRKMAACRELDITKDTLRRILEQGPGTNNSSIPSSDDEKFVHNSCPGISDTE, encoded by the coding sequence ATGCAGTTTCCCAAAAACATCCCCTGCCAGGCCATCATGGAATCGCTGGCTGACGGCGTGTTCACTGTGGACACGGACTGGACGGTGACCTTTTTCAACCGGGCCGCCGGGGAGATCATCGGCATCGCCCCGGAAGAGGCCGTGGGCCGCAAGTGCTGGGACGTGTTCCACTCCAGCATCTGCGACGGGGCGTGCGCGCTTCGGGAATCCATGGCCACCGGCCAGCCCCTGCCCAACTCCTCCATCTTCATTGTGCGCCCGGACGGGGAAAAGATCCCCGTGAGCATCAGCGCCGCGCCGCTGCGCGACGCGAAAGGCCGCATCGTCGGGGGTGTGGAGACCTTCCGGGACATCTCGGAGATCCAGCGCATGCGCAACGAGCTCAAGGGCATCGCCACCCTGGACGACATCGTGACCAAAAGCCACCTCATGAGCCGCATCCTCTCGATGCTGCCGAAAATCGCGGCCAGCGGCTCGACGGTCCTGATCCTGGGCGAATCGGGCACGGGCAAGGAGCTTTTCGCCCGGGCCATCCACAACCACAGCCCGCGCCGGGACGGCCCCTTCGTGGCCGTCAACTGCGGGGCCATCCCGGGAGAACTCCTGGAATCCGAGCTGTTCGGCCACGCCAAGGGGGCCTTCACCGACGCCAAGACCGCGCGCAAGGGCCGCTTCGCCACAGCCCAAGGCGGCACCATCTTCTTAGACGAGATCGGGGACATGCCCCTGTCCCTGCAGGTCAAACTCCTGCGCGTGCTCCAGGAAAAGGTCTTCGAGCCCCTGGGCTCGGATCAGGCCCAACAGGCCGACGCCCGGGTGGTGGCGGCCACCAACCGGGACCTTGAGGCCATGGTGGCCGAGGGCACCTTCCGTCGGGACCTCTTCTACCGGCTGGGGGTGGTCCGCCTTGTCCTGCCGCCGCTGCGCGAGCGTCCGGAGGACATCGCCCTTTTGACCGCCCACTTCATCGAGCGCTTAAACGCCGTGCAGGGCAAAAACGTGCTCGGCGCGGGGAAGGACGCCATGCGCGTGCTTTTGCGCCACGACTTTCCCGGCAACGTGCGCGAGCTGCAAAACATCCTGGAATACGCCTTCATCCTATGCGCCAGCGGGCACATCGGCCTGGAGCACCTGCCCGATTATCTGCGTCCCCGCGGGCAGACCCGGGCCGCCACGGAAAATGCCCCCGCCCCCCCGACCATGCGCGCCGCGAAATACGCCGCGGTCACCGAGGCCCTGGCCCGCCACGACGGCCGCAAGATGGCCGCCTGCCGGGAGCTTGACATCACCAAGGACACCCTGCGGCGCATCCTGGAGCAAGGGCCAGGGACGAATAATTCGTCCATCCCCTCCTCAGACGACGAAAAATTCGTCCACAATTCCTGCCCTGGCATATCCGATACCGAGTAA
- a CDS encoding DUF5320 family protein, with protein MPGFDGSGPQGGGPMTGGGFGYCAQGGAAAGRGIGRGRGFAGRGGMGRRWIGGFQGPARFQGPAQFQGPAQPGMTPEEYLNWLESEVARTKEKLGQGS; from the coding sequence ATGCCTGGATTCGATGGATCAGGACCGCAAGGCGGCGGTCCCATGACCGGAGGCGGATTTGGCTATTGCGCCCAGGGGGGTGCCGCGGCGGGACGTGGCATAGGCCGGGGACGGGGCTTCGCAGGCCGTGGCGGTATGGGCCGCCGTTGGATTGGCGGCTTTCAGGGTCCGGCCCGGTTTCAGGGTCCGGCCCAGTTTCAGGGTCCGGCGCAACCCGGGATGACCCCCGAGGAATACCTGAACTGGCTGGAGTCCGAGGTGGCCCGCACCAAGGAAAAGCTCGGCCAGGGAAGCTGA
- a CDS encoding P-loop NTPase has protein sequence MKIAIASGKGGTGKTTVAVNLAALLSERGTAVVFADCDVEEPNAHVYLPTTWENEETACLTVPRILADRCLGEACRMCVDLCRFKALVCMAGEIMVFPELCHGCGLCRLACPASAVMDDARELGVVRRGRSGDIDMIGGLLRVGEPMATPLIKSVKKAAGDAPLQIWDCPPGTACAVIAAISDADFALLVAEPTAFGLHDLSLAVELVRKMGLAHGVVVNRDGMGDSRVLDYLAREGVPVLARIPGSLEAARFSARGGLLIREFPEIRGIFETLLADITARVGSGGVACAR, from the coding sequence ATGAAGATAGCCATCGCCAGCGGCAAGGGCGGCACCGGGAAGACCACGGTGGCGGTCAATCTGGCCGCGTTGTTATCGGAAAGGGGCACAGCGGTGGTTTTCGCCGACTGCGACGTGGAGGAGCCAAACGCCCACGTCTATCTCCCCACGACCTGGGAAAACGAGGAAACGGCGTGCCTGACCGTGCCGCGCATTCTGGCGGACCGGTGTCTGGGCGAGGCCTGCCGCATGTGCGTGGATCTGTGCCGGTTCAAGGCCCTGGTATGCATGGCCGGGGAGATCATGGTCTTCCCCGAATTGTGCCATGGCTGCGGCCTGTGCCGGCTGGCCTGTCCGGCCTCGGCCGTTATGGACGACGCCCGGGAGCTTGGCGTGGTGCGTCGGGGGCGGTCCGGGGACATCGACATGATCGGGGGGCTGTTGCGCGTGGGCGAACCCATGGCCACGCCCTTGATCAAGTCGGTCAAAAAGGCCGCCGGGGACGCGCCGCTTCAGATCTGGGACTGTCCGCCGGGCACGGCCTGCGCGGTCATCGCGGCCATCTCCGATGCGGATTTCGCCTTGCTCGTGGCCGAGCCCACGGCGTTCGGGCTGCACGACCTGAGCCTGGCCGTGGAACTGGTCCGGAAGATGGGGCTGGCCCATGGCGTGGTCGTCAACCGCGACGGCATGGGCGACTCCCGGGTGCTGGACTATCTGGCCAGGGAGGGGGTCCCGGTCCTGGCGCGCATCCCCGGCAGCCTGGAGGCGGCCAGGTTCTCGGCCAGGGGCGGGCTCTTGATCCGGGAGTTCCCCGAGATACGGGGCATATTCGAGACCTTGCTGGCCGACATCACGGCCCGGGTCGGCAGTGGGGGGGTGGCATGCGCGAGATAG
- a CDS encoding ATP-binding protein has product MREIVVLSGKGGTGKTSVTAALASCAAAGGPVVVADCDVDAADLHLVLAPEILERHEFIGGDKAKIDPLLCESCGLCREACRFGAVDERFRVVEESCEGCGVCAYVCPTGAAAMFPCVSGDWFVSRTRIGTLVHAALRIGEENSGKLVSTVKKAARERAEALGCPILLVDGSPGIGCPVIASLGGAAMVLMVAEPTLSAVHDIKRVHALAVHFGIPCAAILNKADVCPDLTRDLAGYCENAGIAVVGELPYDQAFVSAQLAARTVVEYDPGRFGDVFAGIWDRLCAL; this is encoded by the coding sequence ATGCGCGAGATAGTGGTCTTAAGCGGCAAGGGCGGCACCGGAAAAACCAGCGTCACCGCGGCCCTGGCCTCCTGCGCGGCGGCCGGTGGCCCCGTGGTCGTGGCCGACTGCGATGTGGACGCGGCGGACCTGCATCTGGTCCTGGCCCCCGAGATTCTCGAACGGCACGAGTTCATAGGCGGGGACAAGGCCAAAATCGATCCCCTTTTGTGCGAGAGCTGCGGCCTGTGCCGCGAGGCCTGCCGCTTCGGGGCCGTGGACGAACGGTTCCGGGTCGTCGAGGAGTCCTGCGAGGGCTGCGGGGTGTGCGCCTACGTGTGCCCCACCGGGGCCGCGGCCATGTTTCCGTGCGTGTCCGGGGATTGGTTCGTGTCCAGGACCAGGATCGGAACCCTGGTGCACGCGGCGCTGCGCATCGGCGAGGAGAACTCCGGCAAGCTGGTCAGCACGGTAAAAAAGGCCGCCCGGGAAAGGGCCGAGGCCCTGGGCTGTCCGATCCTTCTGGTGGACGGGTCGCCGGGCATCGGCTGTCCGGTGATCGCCTCCCTGGGCGGGGCCGCGATGGTGCTCATGGTGGCCGAGCCCACCCTGTCGGCCGTGCACGACATCAAACGGGTCCACGCCCTGGCCGTGCATTTCGGCATCCCCTGCGCGGCGATTCTCAACAAGGCCGACGTCTGCCCGGATCTGACCCGGGACCTGGCCGGATACTGCGAAAACGCGGGAATCGCGGTAGTGGGGGAGTTGCCCTACGATCAGGCCTTCGTGTCCGCCCAGCTTGCCGCGCGGACCGTGGTGGAGTACGATCCCGGTCGATTCGGGGACGTGTTCGCGGGCATCTGGGACAGGCTTTGCGCGTTGTGA
- a CDS encoding PAS domain-containing protein, with protein sequence MGNVPEDSSHVMGQVLDSLAVGVFTVDDDWNIRFFNTEAERLTGVCREEALGRKCYQVFHTRD encoded by the coding sequence ATGGGAAACGTGCCGGAGGATTCGAGCCACGTCATGGGCCAGGTGCTCGACAGCCTGGCCGTGGGCGTTTTCACCGTGGACGACGACTGGAACATCCGCTTTTTCAATACGGAGGCCGAGCGCCTGACCGGGGTTTGCCGGGAAGAGGCCCTGGGCCGGAAATGTTACCAGGTCTTTCACACCAGGGACTGA
- a CDS encoding sigma-54 interaction domain-containing protein, with product MVRKGRLDILNASGRRLTVEITAAPLCDASGAVVGGVQTLLDVTEKCALGREAPETHALEDFVGRDEKILRIFEILSLAAATSAPILILGETGTGKDLLARAVHGQSPRNQGPFVKINCAALPENLLESELFGYKKGAFTDARADKPGILQLAQGGTVFFDEIGELPLALQSKLLQVIEERRFRPLGATTPRTVDVRIVAATNRDLKSLADAGLFRSDLYFRLRVLEIEVPPLRRRRGDIPLLVEHFLKHIGKMYNKRVEGADPAVMKILFAHDYPGNVRELLHVVEHAVILAGDTVLHPRDLPRHLTDAVRPQPAPDERGPLARSERDCLVEELTANGWNMGQTAKSLGLNRSTLWRKMKKFGI from the coding sequence ATGGTCCGCAAGGGACGCCTGGACATCCTCAACGCCTCCGGCCGCCGTCTGACCGTGGAGATCACCGCCGCCCCCCTTTGCGACGCCTCGGGCGCGGTCGTCGGCGGCGTGCAGACCCTTCTCGACGTCACGGAGAAATGCGCCCTGGGGCGCGAAGCGCCCGAAACCCACGCCCTGGAGGACTTCGTCGGCCGGGATGAAAAGATCCTGCGCATCTTCGAGATCCTCTCCCTGGCCGCCGCCACCAGCGCGCCCATCCTGATCCTGGGGGAAACCGGGACCGGCAAGGACCTCCTGGCCCGGGCCGTCCACGGCCAAAGCCCCCGCAATCAGGGCCCCTTCGTCAAGATCAACTGCGCCGCCCTGCCCGAAAACCTCCTTGAATCCGAGCTGTTCGGCTACAAAAAAGGGGCCTTCACCGATGCCAGGGCCGACAAGCCGGGCATCCTGCAACTGGCCCAGGGGGGCACGGTCTTTTTCGACGAGATCGGCGAGTTGCCCCTGGCCCTGCAGTCCAAGCTCCTTCAGGTCATCGAGGAAAGGCGTTTCCGCCCCCTGGGGGCCACGACGCCGCGCACCGTGGACGTGCGCATCGTGGCCGCGACCAACCGGGACCTCAAATCCCTGGCCGACGCGGGCCTGTTTCGCTCGGATCTGTATTTCCGGCTGCGGGTCCTGGAGATCGAGGTGCCCCCCTTGCGCCGGAGGCGGGGGGACATCCCCCTTTTGGTGGAGCATTTCCTGAAGCATATCGGGAAAATGTACAACAAACGGGTGGAGGGCGCGGACCCGGCGGTGATGAAGATCCTTTTTGCCCACGACTATCCCGGCAACGTACGCGAGTTGTTGCATGTGGTGGAGCACGCCGTCATCCTGGCCGGCGATACCGTGCTGCATCCCCGCGACCTGCCCCGCCACCTGACGGATGCCGTCCGGCCCCAGCCCGCTCCGGACGAGCGCGGTCCCCTGGCCCGTAGCGAACGGGACTGTCTCGTGGAGGAACTGACGGCAAACGGCTGGAACATGGGACAGACCGCCAAAAGCCTTGGCCTCAACCGGTCCACCTTGTGGCGGAAGATGAAGAAATTCGGGATATAG
- a CDS encoding (Fe-S)-binding protein yields MAASAIAIEGNKRSTFLTKVKELLPEGGNLDLCLTCGLCSSGCPATGLAGGMDPRKFLRMAALGMDEEITSTEWVWCCTMCQRCIYACPMKIDIPQLVYQARQSWPREKRPKGILGSCDQALRTEGNSAMGASSEDFAFVVGDVLEEVRENQPGQENLVAPINKVGAEYFLNQNSREPVTEPDEMVPLWKILNHVGADWTYGTRGWGAENYCMFLADDAAWENIVRNKVKAVEDLGCKYWLNTEUGHEFFAVRAGLRKFNITPKFELESIIRLYARWIREGKLQVSSDWNKDLKVTFTVQDPCQLVRKSLGDPVADDLRFVVKSVVGEENFIDMWPRKSNNYCCGGGGGFLQSGLADERRAYGKLKNNQILETGAKYCITPCHNCHSQIHDLTEHYESGYHAVHLWTLICLSMGMLGENEREYLGDDLKEVGL; encoded by the coding sequence ATGGCTGCATCGGCTATCGCCATTGAAGGCAACAAACGCTCCACATTTCTGACCAAGGTCAAGGAGCTTCTGCCCGAGGGGGGCAACCTGGACCTGTGTCTGACCTGTGGCCTGTGTTCCTCGGGCTGTCCGGCCACGGGACTGGCCGGGGGCATGGACCCCCGCAAGTTCCTGCGCATGGCCGCCCTGGGCATGGACGAGGAGATCACCTCCACCGAATGGGTCTGGTGCTGCACCATGTGCCAGCGGTGCATCTACGCCTGCCCCATGAAGATCGATATCCCGCAGTTGGTCTACCAGGCCCGGCAGTCCTGGCCCCGGGAGAAGCGGCCCAAGGGCATTCTCGGGTCCTGCGACCAGGCCCTGCGCACGGAAGGCAACAGCGCCATGGGCGCGTCCTCCGAGGACTTCGCGTTCGTGGTCGGCGATGTCCTGGAAGAGGTCCGGGAGAACCAGCCCGGGCAGGAAAACCTCGTCGCCCCGATCAACAAGGTCGGCGCGGAATACTTCCTGAACCAGAACTCCCGCGAGCCGGTCACCGAGCCCGACGAGATGGTCCCCCTGTGGAAGATCCTAAACCACGTGGGCGCGGACTGGACCTACGGCACCCGGGGCTGGGGCGCCGAGAACTACTGCATGTTTTTGGCAGACGATGCCGCCTGGGAAAACATCGTACGCAACAAGGTCAAGGCCGTGGAGGACCTTGGCTGCAAATACTGGCTCAATACGGAGTGAGGCCACGAATTCTTTGCAGTCCGGGCCGGACTGCGCAAGTTCAACATCACCCCGAAGTTTGAACTCGAAAGCATTATTCGCCTCTATGCGAGATGGATCCGGGAAGGCAAGCTCCAGGTCTCCTCGGACTGGAACAAGGACCTCAAGGTCACCTTCACGGTGCAGGACCCCTGCCAGTTGGTGCGCAAATCCCTGGGCGACCCGGTGGCCGACGACCTGCGGTTCGTGGTCAAGTCCGTGGTCGGCGAGGAAAACTTCATCGACATGTGGCCCAGAAAGTCCAACAACTACTGCTGCGGCGGCGGCGGCGGTTTCCTGCAATCCGGATTGGCCGATGAGCGGCGGGCCTACGGCAAGCTCAAAAACAACCAGATTCTGGAAACCGGCGCGAAGTATTGCATCACGCCGTGCCACAACTGCCATTCCCAGATCCACGACCTCACGGAACACTATGAGAGCGGCTACCACGCCGTCCACTTGTGGACCCTGATCTGCCTGTCCATGGGCATGCTCGGGGAAAACGAGCGGGAATACCTGGGAGACGACCTCAAGGAAGTCGGCCTGTAG
- a CDS encoding iron hydrogenase small subunit has translation MSFTQLTRRGFLKAACVASGGVLIGLRLTGKAAAAGKQLKDYMMDRINGVYGADAKFKIRASQDNAQVKELYKKFLHAPLEHKSHELLHTTYTDKSAGIKKLTADGKYPNPRAKEFAGSTYPYE, from the coding sequence ATGTCATTTACGCAACTCACCCGGCGCGGTTTCCTCAAGGCGGCGTGCGTCGCCTCCGGCGGCGTGCTCATCGGACTGCGCCTGACCGGCAAGGCCGCGGCCGCCGGCAAGCAGCTCAAGGACTACATGATGGACCGCATAAACGGCGTGTACGGGGCGGATGCCAAGTTCAAGATCCGGGCCTCCCAGGACAACGCCCAGGTCAAGGAGCTGTACAAGAAGTTCCTGCACGCCCCCCTGGAGCACAAGTCCCACGAGCTTTTGCACACCACGTACACCGACAAGTCCGCCGGCATCAAAAAGCTCACCGCCGACGGCAAGTATCCCAATCCCCGGGCCAAGGAGTTCGCGGGATCGACCTATCCGTATGAATAA
- a CDS encoding [FeFe] hydrogenase, group A produces MSRIEIEKIFYENQVPAANADPDKLFFVQVDEQKCIGCDTCMSYCPTGAITGNTGEPHKIPDPTSCINCGQCLTHCPVSAIYEVQSFIPEIEAKIKDPSVKVIAMPAPAVRYGLGDCFGMPVGSVTTEKMLEGMKKIGFDHVWDNEFTADVTIWEEGSELLARLGKKVNLPLPQFTSCCPAWIKYVETYYPELIPNLSTCKSPIGMMGPLSKTYGAEQAKYDPAKVYTVSIMPCTAKKYEGLRPELKASGHRDIDATITTRELGYMLKKAGFDLPKAPDGKRDALMGESTGGATIFGVTGGVMEAALRFAYEAVMKKKPESWDFKGVRGLNGLKEASVDLNGTVVKVAVVHGAKRFKDICEQVKAGKSPYHFIEFMACPGGCTMGGGQPIMPGVLEAMDRRVTTFHASLQKRLAMFNANKA; encoded by the coding sequence ATGAGCAGAATCGAGATCGAGAAAATCTTCTATGAAAACCAGGTGCCGGCCGCCAATGCGGACCCGGACAAGCTCTTCTTCGTCCAGGTCGACGAGCAGAAATGCATCGGCTGCGACACCTGCATGAGCTATTGCCCCACCGGGGCCATCACCGGCAACACCGGCGAGCCGCACAAGATCCCCGACCCGACCTCGTGCATCAACTGCGGCCAGTGCCTGACCCACTGCCCGGTGTCGGCCATCTACGAGGTGCAGTCGTTCATCCCGGAGATCGAGGCCAAGATCAAGGACCCGAGCGTCAAGGTCATCGCCATGCCCGCCCCGGCGGTGCGCTACGGCCTGGGCGACTGCTTCGGCATGCCCGTCGGTTCGGTGACCACGGAAAAGATGCTCGAAGGCATGAAAAAGATCGGCTTCGACCACGTCTGGGACAATGAGTTCACCGCCGACGTGACCATCTGGGAGGAAGGCAGCGAGCTTCTGGCCCGGCTGGGCAAAAAGGTGAACCTGCCCCTGCCCCAGTTCACGTCCTGTTGCCCGGCCTGGATCAAGTACGTCGAGACCTACTATCCCGAGCTTATCCCCAACCTGTCCACCTGCAAGTCGCCCATCGGCATGATGGGCCCCCTGTCCAAGACCTACGGCGCCGAGCAGGCCAAATACGACCCGGCCAAGGTCTACACCGTGTCCATCATGCCCTGCACGGCCAAGAAGTACGAGGGCCTTCGGCCCGAGCTCAAGGCCAGCGGGCATCGGGACATCGACGCCACCATCACCACCCGCGAACTGGGCTACATGCTGAAAAAAGCCGGCTTCGACCTGCCCAAGGCCCCGGACGGCAAGCGTGACGCCCTCATGGGCGAGTCCACGGGCGGCGCGACCATCTTCGGGGTCACCGGAGGGGTCATGGAGGCGGCCCTGCGCTTCGCCTACGAGGCGGTAATGAAGAAAAAGCCCGAAAGCTGGGACTTCAAGGGCGTGCGGGGCCTAAACGGCCTCAAGGAGGCCTCGGTCGACTTGAATGGAACCGTGGTCAAGGTGGCCGTGGTGCACGGGGCCAAGCGCTTCAAAGACATCTGCGAGCAGGTCAAGGCCGGCAAGTCGCCGTACCACTTCATCGAGTTCATGGCCTGCCCGGGCGGTTGCACCATGGGCGGCGGGCAGCCGATCATGCCCGGCGTGCTCGAGGCCATGGACCGCCGCGTGACCACCTTCCACGCGTCGCTTCAAAAACGTTTGGCGATGTTTAACGCCAACAAGGCGTAA
- the hydF gene encoding [FeFe] hydrogenase H-cluster maturation GTPase HydF gives MHDAPKGLRLHIGVFGRRNVGKSSLLNALTGQPVSIVSDTPGTTTDPVEKTQELSPLGPVVFIDTAGLDDVGELGGLRAARTLKALDRADVAFLVTEPGVFGEDEQRLAALLAGKATPFAVVVNKIDQGEAPGDFEAAVRAACHADPPVVRVSAAHGLGLAELKEALVGLAPKDWFEEPRLLGDLLKAGDLAVLVVPIDLGAPKGRLILPQVQAIRDILDSDATAMVVKERELRDAFARLSRKPALVVCDSQVVLKTAGETPADVPMTTFSILMARFKGDLIKLAQGAAAIDRLRPGDRVLIAEACTHHPLADDIGRVKIPRWLRQYAGGAIEAEVRAGSDYPDDLSPYSLIIHCGACVVNRKAMLSRVYRAQRQDVAITNYGLAISFLQGVLPRALEPFPAARAAFDQARGTYRETPPRMAAMQGGVQGPRKPSRLMSTQHVHARGKQREPS, from the coding sequence ATGCATGACGCGCCAAAAGGGCTTCGCCTGCACATCGGCGTCTTCGGACGCCGCAACGTGGGCAAGTCCTCCCTGCTTAACGCCCTGACCGGGCAGCCCGTGTCCATCGTCTCGGACACGCCCGGCACCACCACCGATCCGGTGGAAAAGACCCAGGAGCTTTCGCCGCTTGGGCCGGTGGTCTTTATCGACACGGCGGGCCTGGACGACGTGGGCGAACTCGGCGGGCTGCGCGCCGCACGCACCCTCAAGGCCCTGGACCGCGCGGACGTGGCCTTCCTGGTCACCGAGCCCGGGGTCTTCGGGGAGGATGAGCAACGGCTGGCGGCCCTGCTGGCCGGGAAGGCCACGCCCTTTGCCGTGGTGGTCAACAAGATCGACCAGGGCGAGGCCCCCGGCGACTTCGAGGCGGCCGTCCGGGCCGCATGCCACGCCGACCCGCCCGTGGTCCGGGTCTCGGCCGCGCACGGCCTTGGCCTGGCCGAACTCAAGGAGGCCCTGGTGGGCCTGGCCCCAAAGGACTGGTTCGAGGAGCCGCGCCTTCTGGGCGACCTGCTTAAGGCCGGGGACCTGGCCGTGCTGGTCGTGCCCATCGATCTGGGCGCGCCCAAGGGCCGGCTCATCCTGCCCCAGGTCCAGGCCATCCGGGACATCCTGGACAGCGACGCCACGGCCATGGTGGTCAAGGAGCGCGAACTGCGCGACGCCTTTGCCCGGCTCTCCCGCAAACCGGCCCTGGTGGTGTGCGATTCCCAGGTGGTGCTCAAAACCGCCGGCGAAACCCCGGCGGACGTGCCCATGACCACCTTTTCCATCCTCATGGCCCGGTTCAAGGGCGATCTGATCAAACTAGCCCAGGGCGCGGCGGCCATCGACCGACTGCGCCCCGGGGACCGGGTGCTCATCGCCGAGGCCTGCACCCATCACCCCCTGGCCGACGACATCGGCCGGGTCAAGATCCCCCGCTGGCTGCGGCAATACGCCGGCGGGGCCATCGAGGCCGAGGTCCGGGCCGGGTCGGACTACCCGGACGACCTTTCCCCCTATTCCCTGATCATCCACTGCGGGGCCTGCGTGGTCAACCGCAAGGCCATGCTGTCCCGGGTGTACCGGGCCCAGCGCCAGGACGTGGCCATCACCAACTACGGCCTGGCCATCTCGTTCCTGCAAGGGGTGCTGCCGCGCGCCCTGGAACCGTTCCCCGCCGCGCGCGCGGCCTTTGACCAGGCCCGGGGGACATATCGGGAAACGCCGCCCCGGATGGCGGCCATGCAAGGAGGTGTCCAAGGCCCGCGAAAACCATCCCGTCTCATGTCGACACAGCATGTTCATGCCCGAGGGAAACAGCGCGAACCGTCATGA
- a CDS encoding aspartate ammonia-lyase — protein MSFVDATYQPHTPECPGEVRVERDLLGEKAVPASAAYGIHTARALENFPLSGRHLHPELTRALLMVKRSCARANMETGHLPPHVGEAVLAACDEALDGLLPDAGITDALQGGAGTSANMNVNEVLANRAEEILGGRPGEYARAHPIHHVNLHQSTNDVFPTAIKVAGITLLRRLEKSLAALQTAFQDKEREFAGVVKMGRTQLQDACPITLGAGFSAYAEAVSRDRWRVFKCEERLRVVNLGGTAVGTGITAPREYIFLVVEKLREDTGLGLSRAENLVDATQNADCFVEVSGILKAVAVNLFKISSDLRLLASGPRAGLGEIALPEVQAGSSIMPGKVNPVICEAVGQAALRVMALDGLVASAAMSGQLELNAFLPLLADALLESLSLLGAACELFRTRCVEGIMADAAACEEHVHRSWATVVALVPAIGYEAAVEVARQVRETGITVPQAVLEQGLLTAPELRRLLSAEAMTVLGQGR, from the coding sequence ATGTCTTTTGTTGATGCGACCTACCAGCCCCACACCCCGGAGTGTCCCGGGGAGGTCCGCGTCGAGCGCGACCTCCTCGGCGAGAAGGCCGTGCCGGCGTCCGCCGCCTACGGCATCCACACGGCCCGGGCCCTGGAGAATTTTCCCCTGTCCGGCCGGCATCTCCATCCCGAACTGACCAGGGCGCTTCTCATGGTCAAGCGGTCCTGCGCCCGGGCCAACATGGAGACCGGGCATCTGCCCCCGCACGTGGGCGAGGCCGTCCTGGCCGCCTGCGACGAGGCCCTGGACGGACTTTTGCCCGACGCGGGCATAACCGATGCGCTTCAGGGCGGGGCCGGGACCTCGGCCAACATGAACGTCAACGAGGTCCTGGCCAACCGGGCCGAGGAGATCCTGGGGGGCCGCCCCGGGGAGTACGCCCGGGCGCATCCCATCCACCACGTCAACCTGCACCAGTCCACCAACGACGTCTTTCCCACGGCGATCAAGGTGGCGGGCATCACGCTTTTGCGCCGCCTGGAGAAATCCCTGGCCGCCCTGCAGACCGCGTTTCAGGACAAGGAGCGGGAGTTCGCCGGGGTGGTCAAGATGGGCCGCACCCAGCTTCAGGACGCCTGCCCGATCACCCTGGGGGCCGGGTTCTCGGCCTACGCCGAGGCCGTCTCCCGCGACCGCTGGCGGGTTTTTAAGTGCGAGGAGCGGCTTCGGGTGGTGAACCTGGGCGGCACGGCCGTGGGCACGGGGATCACCGCCCCGCGCGAGTACATCTTCCTGGTGGTGGAAAAGCTGCGCGAGGACACGGGGCTTGGGCTGTCCCGGGCCGAGAACCTGGTGGACGCCACCCAGAACGCCGACTGTTTCGTGGAGGTCTCGGGCATCCTCAAGGCCGTGGCCGTGAACCTGTTCAAGATCTCCTCGGACCTGCGGCTTCTGGCCTCGGGCCCCCGGGCCGGACTGGGGGAGATCGCACTCCCCGAGGTCCAGGCCGGGTCGAGCATCATGCCCGGCAAGGTCAATCCGGTCATCTGCGAGGCCGTGGGCCAGGCCGCGCTTCGGGTCATGGCCCTGGACGGGCTGGTGGCCTCGGCGGCCATGTCCGGCCAGCTCGAATTAAACGCCTTTCTGCCCCTTCTGGCCGACGCCCTGCTTGAAAGCCTGTCCCTTCTGGGCGCGGCCTGTGAGCTGTTCCGCACCCGCTGCGTGGAGGGCATCATGGCCGACGCCGCGGCCTGCGAGGAGCACGTGCACCGCTCCTGGGCCACGGTGGTGGCCCTGGTCCCGGCCATCGGCTACGAGGCCGCCGTGGAGGTGGCCCGGCAGGTGCGCGAGACCGGGATCACCGTGCCCCAGGCCGTGCTGGAACAGGGGCTTTTGACCGCCCCGGAACTGCGGCGGCTCTTGTCGGCCGAGGCCATGACCGTGCTCGGCCAGGGACGGTAG